One genomic window of Medicago truncatula cultivar Jemalong A17 chromosome 1, MtrunA17r5.0-ANR, whole genome shotgun sequence includes the following:
- the LOC25482480 gene encoding WAT1-related protein At4g08290 codes for MGELTFCEKVSAWFRNSKSYLLILSLQFGSAGMYVLTMDALNKGMSHYIFVVYRNVIATIALAPFAFFLERKIRPKMTVRIFSEIFALAFVEIILDQCFTFLGMKLTSASFASAVMNSVPSITFVLAIIFRLERMKIKEIGCQAKVIGTVVSLGGAFLMALYKGPVLQIAGSSAATQMHQPENVNDPSGSHWLLGALFLLIGCAGFSAFYILQAITLRKYPAEMSLATWVCFIGALQSSAVTIFMERKHPEAWSLGLDSRLFASVYAGIVTSAIQFYVQGSVIKTMGPVFVTAFNPLRMIIVTALACIVLSEKLHLGSIVGGVVVVTGLYLVVWGKSKEQKAMMSDESPQKISQQGQQQLPITVPKIDNNEDNKPQLIIIEDQTSTEKQ; via the exons ATGGGTGAGTTAACATTTTGTGAGAAAGTTAGTGCATGGTTTAGAAATTCCAAATCATATTTGCTTATCCTAAGTTTACAATTTGGATCGGCTGGAATGTATGTTCTGACTATGGATGCCCTTAACAAGGGCATGAGTCACtatatttttgtggtatatcgTAATGTCATTGCAACTATTGCTCTTGCTCCATTTGCTTTTTTCCTTGAAAG GAAAATTAGGCCCAAGATGACAGTTCGGATATTTTCAGAAATTTTTGCACTAGCTTTTGTCGA gatAATACTTGATCAGTGCTTCACGTTCTTGGGGATGAAGCTAACATCAGCATCTTTTGCATCTGCTGTGATGAATTCCGTACCTTCCATCACCTTTGTACTTGCAATAATTTTTAG ATTGGAACGTATGAAAATTAAGGAAATAGGATGCCAAGCCAAAGTGATTGGCACAGTGGTGAGTCTTGGAGGTGCATTTCTAATGGCACTATACAAAGGTCCAGTTCTTCAAATtgctggatcttcagcagctaCCCAGATGCACCAACCTGAAAATGTGAACGATCCCAGTGGTTCACACTGGCTCCTTGGTGCATTATTCCTTCTCATTGGTTGTGCTGGCTTCTCTGCATTTTACATTTTACAA GCTATAACATTGAGAAAGTATCCAGCAGAGATGTCACTGGCCACGTGGGTTTGCTTTATTGGTGCACTTCAAAGCAGTGCTGTAACTATTTTCATGGAGCGCAAACATCCTGAAGCCTGGTCTTTGGGCCTGGACTCTAGACTCTTTGCTTCAGTATATGCG GGAATTGTAACTTCAGCAATTCAATTTTATGTGCAAGGCTCTGTAATTAAAACTATGGGACCTGTTTTTGTGACTGCTTTTAATCCTTTGCGTATGATTATAGTCACAGCCTTGGCTTGTATTGTCCTCTCTGAGAAACTCCATCTTGGAAG CATTGTTGGAGGAGTGGTGGTGGTTACAGGACTATACCTTGTTGTATGGGGCAAATCAAAAGAACAAAAGGCAATGATGTCAGATGAGTCCCCACAAAAAATCTCCCAACAAGGACAACAACAACTACCAATTACTGTCCCCAAAATTGATAACAATGAAGATAATAAACCTCAATTGATTATAATTGAAGATCAAACAAGCACAGAGAAGCAGTGA
- the LOC25482481 gene encoding heavy metal-associated isoprenylated plant protein 20 yields MGVLDKLSDYFPEYSSTGKKHKPMQTVEIKVKMDCDGCERRVRNSVAYMKGVKQVEVNRKQSKVTVSGNVDRNRVLKKIQNTGKRAEFWPYIPYNLVAYPYISQAYDKKAPSGYVKNSIQALSSPNAMDEKLTNMFSDENPNACSIM; encoded by the exons atgggTGTTCTTGATAAACTATCTGATTATTTCCCTGAATACTCATCAACTggaaaaaaacacaaaccaatGCAG ACGGTTGAAATCAAGGTGAAAATGGACTGTGATGGATGTGAAAGAAGAGTTAGGAATTCTGTTGCTTACATGAAAg GTGTGAAGCAAGTGGAGGTAAATAGAAAGCAAAGCAAAGTAACTGTTAGTGGCAACGTTGACCGAAATAGAGTGTTAAAGAAAATACAGAACACTGGAAAAAGAGCAGAGTTTTGGCCATATATTCCATACAACTTGGTGGCTTATCCTTATATATCTCAAGCTTATGACAAGAAAGCACCTTCTGGTTATGTGAAAAACTCAATTCAAGCACTATCTAGCCCTAATGCAATGGATGAGAAACTCACCAACATGTTTAGTGATGAAAACCCTAATGCATGTTCCATCATGTAA